In one Bordetella pertussis 18323 genomic region, the following are encoded:
- a CDS encoding IS481-like element IS481 family transposase — protein MNTHKHARLTFLRRLEMVQQLIAHQVCVPEAARAYGVTAPTVRKWLGRFLAQGQAGLADASSRPTVSPRAIAPAKALAIVELRRKRLTQARIAQALGVSASTVSRVLARAGLSHLADLEPAEPVVRYEHQAPGDLLHIDIKKLGRIQRPGHRVTGNRRDTVEGAGWDFVFVAIDDHARVAFTDIHPDERFPSAVQFLKDAVAYYQRLGVTIQRLLTDNGSAFRSRAFAALCHELGIKHRFTRPYRPQTNGKAERFIQSALREWAYAHTYQNSQHRADAMKSWLHHYNWHRPHQGIGRAVPISRLNLDEYNLLTVHT, from the coding sequence ATGAACACCCATAAGCATGCCCGATTGACCTTCCTACGTCGACTCGAAATGGTCCAGCAATTGATCGCCCATCAAGTTTGTGTGCCTGAAGCGGCCCGCGCCTATGGGGTCACCGCGCCGACTGTGCGCAAATGGCTGGGCCGCTTCCTGGCTCAGGGCCAGGCGGGCTTGGCCGATGCGTCCTCGCGCCCGACGGTCTCGCCCCGAGCGATTGCGCCGGCCAAGGCGCTGGCTATCGTGGAGCTGCGCCGCAAGCGGCTGACCCAAGCGCGCATCGCCCAGGCGCTGGGCGTGTCAGCCAGCACCGTCAGCCGCGTCCTGGCCCGCGCCGGTCTGTCGCACCTGGCCGACCTGGAGCCGGCCGAGCCGGTGGTGCGCTACGAGCATCAGGCCCCCGGCGATCTGCTGCACATCGACATCAAGAAGCTGGGACGTATCCAGCGCCCTGGCCACCGGGTCACGGGCAACCGACGCGATACCGTTGAGGGGGCCGGCTGGGACTTCGTCTTCGTGGCCATCGATGACCACGCCCGCGTGGCCTTCACCGACATCCACCCCGACGAGCGCTTCCCCAGCGCCGTCCAGTTCCTCAAGGACGCAGTGGCCTACTACCAGCGCCTGGGCGTGACCATCCAGCGCTTGCTCACCGACAATGGCTCGGCCTTTCGCAGCCGCGCCTTCGCCGCGCTGTGCCATGAGCTGGGCATCAAGCACCGCTTTACCCGACCTTACCGCCCACAGACCAATGGCAAGGCCGAACGCTTCATCCAGTCGGCCTTGCGTGAGTGGGCTTACGCTCACACCTACCAGAACTCCCAACACCGAGCCGATGCCATGAAATCCTGGCTACACCACTACAACTGGCATCGACCCCACCAAGGCATCGGGCGCGCTGTACCCATCTCCAGACTCAACCTGGACGAATACAACCTATTGACAGTTCACACCTAG
- a CDS encoding plastocyanin/azurin family copper-binding protein has protein sequence MRARVYAVRMAAAACGISFGAAASGATAIGKPGVASKASRTVNVDMTDAMRFTPDQIEVKAGETVRFKVTNSGKIRHEMVLGTDADLGAHYQMMLKDPGMRHEEPNSVSLDAGKSGEIVWQFDKAGRVAFGCLEPGHYPAGMKGAVSVK, from the coding sequence ATGAGAGCAAGGGTGTACGCAGTGCGCATGGCCGCGGCCGCGTGCGGGATTTCGTTCGGCGCGGCCGCCTCCGGCGCCACCGCGATCGGCAAGCCCGGCGTGGCGTCCAAGGCCAGCCGGACGGTCAATGTCGACATGACCGACGCCATGCGTTTCACGCCCGACCAGATCGAGGTCAAGGCTGGCGAGACCGTGCGCTTCAAGGTGACCAATTCCGGCAAGATCCGCCACGAGATGGTGCTGGGTACCGATGCCGACCTGGGCGCGCATTACCAGATGATGCTCAAGGATCCTGGCATGCGCCACGAGGAGCCCAATTCGGTGTCGCTCGATGCCGGCAAGAGCGGCGAGATCGTCTGGCAGTTCGACAAGGCGGGGCGCGTGGCTTTCGGCTGCCTCGAACCCGGGCACTATCCGGCCGGCATGAAGGGCGCGGTTTCCGTCAAGTAA
- a CDS encoding copper resistance system multicopper oxidase, whose protein sequence is MSRAVSNQRRRFVQGLAGGGVLAGLGLWRQAAWAQPGAAQPEVLSGTEFNLEIGRTPANFTGAARMATTVNGSIPAPILRWREGDTVTLRVTNRLDEDTSIHWHGILLPTGMDGVPGLSFPGIRPGETFTYRFQVRQSGTYWYHSHSGFQEQTGLYGAIVIEPRRADPVRAERDHVVLLSDWTDEDPMSVFRKLKVMPDYYNYIQPTVDNLIDDARKQGWASTLGERLMWQQMRMNQTDLADVSGATYTYLANGKSPAGNWTGLFKPGERVRLRFINGSAMTYFDVRIPGLKMTVVAADGLPVRPVEVDEFRIAVAETYDVIVEPAEDRAYTIFSQAMDRSGYARATLAPREGMQAEVPALDPVQVLTMMDMGMAHDMPGMDHGAAGQQGAAMDHGAMGGMDHAAMGHGSSEASGGMVEVRHPYPAEHGPANSMLPDIVTTRLDDPGVGLRDNGRKVLTYADLRSMVEPEDNRAPTREIELHLTGNMDRYMWSFNGLKFSQAKPIVLKYGERVRFVLVNDTMMTYPIHLHGLWSDLESPDGNFQVRKHTISLNPAQRISYRVSADARGNWAYHCHLLYHMEAGMFRAVVVE, encoded by the coding sequence ATGAGCAGAGCAGTTTCGAATCAGCGCCGCCGCTTCGTCCAGGGCCTGGCGGGCGGAGGCGTGCTGGCGGGCCTGGGGCTGTGGCGCCAGGCCGCCTGGGCCCAGCCCGGCGCGGCGCAGCCCGAAGTGTTGTCGGGCACCGAGTTCAACCTGGAGATCGGCCGCACGCCGGCCAACTTCACCGGCGCGGCGCGCATGGCCACGACGGTCAACGGCAGCATCCCGGCGCCCATCCTGCGCTGGCGCGAGGGCGATACGGTGACGCTGCGCGTGACCAATCGGCTGGACGAAGACACGTCGATCCACTGGCATGGCATCCTGCTGCCGACCGGGATGGACGGCGTGCCCGGCCTGAGCTTTCCGGGCATCCGCCCGGGCGAGACCTTCACCTACCGCTTCCAGGTACGGCAAAGCGGCACGTACTGGTATCACAGCCACTCGGGGTTCCAGGAACAGACGGGCCTGTACGGCGCCATCGTCATCGAGCCCAGGCGCGCCGATCCGGTGCGAGCCGAGCGCGACCACGTGGTGCTGTTGTCCGACTGGACCGATGAAGACCCCATGAGCGTGTTCCGCAAGCTCAAGGTCATGCCCGATTACTACAACTACATCCAGCCCACCGTCGACAACCTGATCGACGATGCGCGCAAGCAGGGCTGGGCAAGCACGTTGGGCGAGCGCCTGATGTGGCAGCAGATGCGCATGAACCAGACCGACCTGGCGGACGTCTCGGGCGCGACCTATACCTATCTGGCCAACGGCAAGTCGCCGGCCGGCAACTGGACCGGGCTGTTCAAGCCGGGCGAGCGGGTGCGGCTGCGCTTCATCAACGGTTCGGCCATGACGTACTTCGATGTGCGCATTCCCGGCCTGAAGATGACGGTCGTGGCGGCGGACGGGCTGCCGGTGAGGCCGGTGGAGGTCGACGAGTTCCGCATCGCCGTGGCCGAGACCTACGACGTGATCGTCGAGCCGGCCGAGGATCGCGCCTATACGATCTTCTCGCAGGCGATGGACCGCTCGGGCTACGCGCGCGCCACGCTGGCGCCGCGCGAGGGCATGCAGGCCGAAGTGCCGGCGCTCGATCCGGTGCAGGTGCTCACGATGATGGACATGGGCATGGCGCACGACATGCCCGGCATGGACCACGGCGCGGCGGGGCAGCAGGGCGCGGCCATGGACCACGGCGCCATGGGCGGGATGGACCATGCCGCCATGGGGCATGGCTCGAGCGAGGCGAGCGGGGGCATGGTGGAAGTCAGGCACCCCTATCCCGCCGAGCACGGCCCGGCCAATTCCATGCTGCCCGATATCGTGACCACGCGGCTGGACGATCCGGGCGTCGGTCTGCGCGACAACGGACGCAAGGTCCTGACTTACGCCGACCTGCGCTCCATGGTCGAACCCGAGGACAACCGCGCGCCGACCCGCGAGATCGAGTTGCACCTGACGGGCAATATGGATCGCTACATGTGGTCGTTCAATGGCCTGAAGTTTTCGCAGGCCAAGCCCATCGTGCTGAAGTACGGCGAGCGCGTGCGCTTCGTGCTGGTCAACGACACCATGATGACCTACCCCATCCACTTACATGGGTTATGGAGCGATCTCGAGTCGCCCGACGGCAACTTCCAGGTGCGCAAGCACACGATCAGCCTGAATCCGGCCCAGCGGATCAGCTACCGCGTGAGCGCGGACGCCAGGGGGAACTGGGCCTACCACTGCCATCTGCTGTATCACATGGAAGCGGGCATGTTCCGCGCCGTCGTCGTGGAGTGA